The following are encoded in a window of Penaeus vannamei isolate JL-2024 chromosome 35, ASM4276789v1, whole genome shotgun sequence genomic DNA:
- the waw gene encoding translation factor Guf1, mitochondrial, protein MSYSLRLSSRLLQKSFRFALQTCTCQQHGLHTTRTQKNKEPEQEGKEFDLKSFPVDSVRNFSIIAHVDHGKSTLADRILEFTGAIKKDADNKQVLDKLQVERERGITVKAQTASVTYEYKGQTYLLNLIDTPGHVDFSYEVSRSLAACDGVILLVDANEGVQAQTVANFYLAFTNELSILPVLNKIDLKNADPEAVKDQLLTLFEIDPDEVLMISAKKGIGIEKVITSVIERIPCPAEKCNPDAPLRALLFDSWFDKYKGAVCLILVVDGTLRKGDFVTSVHTGKSYEIRDLGILTPQERSIPQLFAGQVGYFTANIRSAKEAQVGDTFHQKGIPCEPLEGFREAKPMVFAGMYPMDQSEHPALRAAIDRLTLNDSSVSINIESSAALGQGWRLGFLGLLHMDVFNQRLEQEHGAQVVVTTPSVPYKVRIHGEKALREYGEEEPTITNPIQWPDPQIIVETSEPMVMGTIITPDSYLGAIISLCQDRRGIQHNLRNLDQNRIIVQYKLPLNEIVVDFYDHLKSVSSGYATFDYEDIGFEPSSLVKLDILLNGIMIEELSTIVHSSRARTVGKRICEKLSNTLPKHLFQIAVQAAVRGKVLARTNIKPVRKDVLAKCYGGDISRKMKLLKRQAEGKKRMKMYGNIEVPREAFINILKR, encoded by the exons ATGAGTTACTCCTTGAGGTTATCATCCCGATTGTTGCAAAAGTCATTTAG ATTTGCCTTGCAGACTTGTACTTGCCAGCAACATGGCCTTCACACCACTCGCACGCAGAAGAATAAGGAACctgagcaggaagggaaggaatttGACTTGAAATCATTTCCAGTTGACTCTGTTAGAAATTTCTCCATTATTGCTCATGTTGATCATGGCAAAAGTACCTTGGCAGATAGAATACTCGAATTTACtg GTGCCATCAAGAAAGATGCCGATAACAAGCAAGTTTTGGATAAGCTTCaagtcgaaagagaaagaggaatcacTGTTAAGGCACAGACCGCATCAGTCACATATGAATACAAAGGCCAG ACCTACCTCTTGAACCTCATAGACACACCGGGACATGTAGATTTCTCATATGAGGTGTCACGGTCCCTGGCTGCCTGTGATGGGGTTATCTTACTTGTGGACGCCAATGAAGGAGTTCAAGCTCAGACAGTAGCCAACTTTTACCTGGCTTTCACGAACGAGTTATCAATCTTACCCGTGCTGAATAAAATTGATCTGAAGAATGCCGATCCTGAGGCTGTTAAAGATCAGCTGTTGACTCTGTTCGAGATTGATCCAGATGAAGTTTTGATG ATATCAGCCAAGAAAGGAATTGGTATAGAAAAAGTTATTACAAGTGTCATAGAACGCATACCATGCCCAGCAGAGAAGTGTAACCCAGATGCTCCACTGCGTGCTTTGCTATTCGATTCTTGGTTTGATAAGTATAAA GGTGCTGTATGCCTGATTTTGGTTGTGGATGGTACTTTAAGGAAAGGTGATTTTGTAACGTCAGTGCATACAGGAAAGTCCTATGAGATCCGAGACCTTGGAATCCTTACGCCTCAAGAAAGATCCATTCCGCAGCT ATTTGCAGGTCAGGTTGGTTACTTCACAGCTAACATCCGATCAGCCAAAGAAGCTCAAGTTGGAGATACGTTTCACCAGAAGGGCATACCCTGTGAACCACTGGAAGGTTTCAGGGAAGCTAAACCTATG GTATTTGCAGGCATGTACCCAATGGACCAAAGTGAACATCCGGCTCTGAGAGCAGCAATAGATCGTTTAACCCTTAATGATTCTAGTGTCTCTATCAATATTGAAAGCAG TGCTGCATTAGGTCAAGGTTGGAGGCTTGGCTTTTTGGGTCTCTTGCACATGGATGTATTCAACCAGCGTTTAGAACAAGAACACGGAGCACAAGTTGTTGTCACTACACCTTCTGTTCCTTACAAG GTAAGAATACATGGTGAGAAAGCGCTTCGTGAGTATGGAGAAGAGGAACCAACTATTACCAATCCAATTCAGTGGCCAGATCCTCAGATCATTGTAGAGACAAGTGAACCAATGGTGATGGGCACAATCATAACACCAG ATTCTTATCTTGGTGCCATCATTAGTTTGTGTCAAGACAGAAGAGGCATTCAGCACAACCTGAGGAACCTAGACCAGAACAGAATAATTGTTCAGTACAAATTGCCATTAAATGAGATTGTGGTAGATTTTTATGACCATTTAAAATCTGTATCATCAGGTTATGCAACTTTTGACTATGAAGATATCGGATTTGAGCCGTCATCTCTCGTGAAG CTGGACATTTTATTGAATGGTATTATGATCGAAGAACTATCAACAATTGTCCATTCGTCAAGAGCGAGAACTGTAGGAAAGCGAATTTGTGAGAAGTTAAGCAATACACTGCCAAAACATTTATTTCAG ATAGCAGTACAAGCAGCTGTACGAGGAAAAGTTTTAGCTCGAACAAACATCAAACCTGTAAGGAAGGATGTCCTTGCTAAATGT TATGGAGGTGATATTTCAAGAAAGATGAAGCTCCTCAAACGTCAAGCTGAGGgcaagaaaaggatgaagatgtATGGAAACATTGAAGTGCCTAGAGAAGCATTTATTAATATACTAAAGAGGTAG